From Nguyenibacter vanlangensis, one genomic window encodes:
- a CDS encoding TonB-dependent receptor domain-containing protein: protein MALYGETPRQRTLAVPGQVRKRRRYPAFIETRPGSRALLLGATALIAAAAIPALAAAQTAPVTTATPPTHHHKSTARHHAAAKPVAGAAHVVPAAAPVAAPAVATTVAANTAPPDQMESIMIRAQRRLLREQDSPSAVTEIGQTQIRMSGAAGNIVSLLRNAPSVYTYQQGIGNNEPVMSIRGTRGLEAANTLDGMPMQDLLQGGSGAFLQNIIAAPFTQDQISGVSVYPGVAYPDQSTFGTIGGTVAYHSLRPADKFGVDVYGGVGSFGTWREGFKVDSGQLDGALGRGVDAPKVMVQYDNMQTKGFIDYTPARYNSFEAALDKPYDEGQSMFQATVLYNTGSGLITPEPIPMPYLQQNGNFSNYSPDQEYFRQNNDYFTLMLKNDTYINDYINVGLSGFYRYSNSTTEEYANPALFAPNGGDTPFTVGGANPFNQTIAGFGEQGLYGYGNPAYQPGAVTYDGNAMYNNSPACPASVVAQWAAAGQTSPCGYNAYTQTLHTDTYGIQPRVSILVPEFWGIRNTIHIGGLVARETQLNTPVYYGITQPVPHDAINDVAGAPNQGGGLGGGQQRTIFSGYLQDKIDLLHNTLHITPGFTLQGTKTAYSTGYQVFGTPSAATLATPYCQANTCNYGPFGNHKWDREFLPFVNVTYDLDKIAPALKGVSFYGSAGTSALYAPTSDFSPSVIGSPPSASIVHMYEGGVKYNTSHWLFSADYYYQKVDRDFGFFQYQSGPQAGDALYTNSGQRLMRGQEVTLMWRPNSTWTFSGNFSHNSARYLKTYEASVTVQEDQFGIAQRGSHVSGIPQWLAQFSVDYNKRNLLRRGDDLNVNLTGRYTGHQYTTYDLTGFQNIGPIPGTTGGYGTYDYYNTTAGATTMDPNGGIAPFVIFNLDVNYAMPVHELGPLKKVDFDLNVQNLFNTFYWQYKYRQISPASCGTFTSNPPGTTGFAGNAVSNYGCTPQFADGLPGMPATIMFTVRASF from the coding sequence ATGGCCTTATACGGCGAAACACCGCGTCAGCGTACCCTTGCGGTACCTGGTCAGGTCCGGAAGCGACGGCGCTATCCGGCTTTCATTGAAACCCGCCCGGGCAGCCGCGCCCTGCTGCTGGGCGCCACGGCGCTGATCGCCGCGGCGGCGATTCCGGCCCTGGCCGCCGCCCAGACGGCCCCCGTGACCACCGCCACGCCCCCGACCCATCACCACAAGAGCACGGCCCGCCACCATGCGGCGGCCAAGCCCGTGGCCGGGGCGGCGCATGTGGTTCCTGCGGCGGCACCGGTTGCCGCCCCGGCCGTGGCGACAACCGTCGCGGCCAACACCGCACCGCCGGACCAGATGGAATCCATCATGATCCGCGCCCAGCGCCGCCTGCTGCGCGAACAGGATTCACCCAGCGCGGTGACGGAAATCGGGCAGACCCAGATCCGCATGAGCGGTGCCGCGGGCAATATCGTCTCGCTGCTGCGTAACGCGCCGTCGGTCTATACCTATCAGCAGGGCATCGGCAATAACGAACCCGTAATGTCGATCCGCGGTACGCGCGGGCTGGAAGCCGCCAATACGCTGGACGGCATGCCGATGCAGGACCTGCTGCAGGGCGGCAGCGGCGCATTCTTGCAGAACATCATCGCGGCCCCGTTCACCCAGGACCAGATCAGCGGCGTTTCGGTCTATCCCGGCGTGGCCTATCCCGACCAGTCGACCTTCGGCACGATCGGCGGCACGGTGGCGTATCACTCGCTGCGACCCGCGGACAAGTTCGGCGTGGATGTGTACGGTGGCGTAGGATCGTTCGGCACCTGGCGGGAAGGCTTCAAGGTCGATTCCGGGCAGCTTGACGGCGCGCTGGGCCGGGGCGTCGATGCGCCCAAGGTCATGGTGCAGTACGACAACATGCAGACCAAGGGCTTCATCGACTATACGCCGGCCCGCTACAACTCGTTCGAAGCGGCCCTCGACAAGCCCTATGACGAGGGCCAGTCGATGTTCCAGGCGACGGTGCTGTACAATACCGGCAGCGGCCTGATTACGCCGGAACCGATTCCGATGCCGTACCTGCAGCAGAACGGCAATTTCAGCAATTACTCGCCGGATCAGGAATATTTCCGCCAGAACAACGACTATTTCACGTTGATGCTGAAGAATGACACCTACATCAACGATTATATCAATGTTGGACTGAGCGGATTCTATCGCTACTCCAACTCGACGACCGAGGAATACGCCAACCCGGCCCTGTTCGCGCCGAATGGCGGCGACACGCCCTTCACGGTCGGAGGCGCCAATCCGTTCAACCAGACCATCGCCGGCTTCGGCGAACAGGGTCTGTACGGCTACGGCAACCCCGCCTATCAGCCTGGCGCCGTAACGTACGATGGCAATGCCATGTACAATAACAGCCCGGCCTGTCCGGCTTCGGTTGTGGCGCAATGGGCAGCGGCCGGTCAGACCAGCCCCTGCGGCTATAACGCCTATACCCAGACGCTGCACACGGACACGTACGGGATTCAGCCGCGCGTTTCCATCCTCGTGCCGGAATTCTGGGGCATCCGGAACACGATCCATATCGGCGGCCTGGTGGCGCGCGAGACGCAGTTGAATACGCCGGTCTATTACGGCATTACCCAGCCCGTCCCGCATGATGCGATAAACGACGTCGCAGGTGCCCCGAATCAGGGCGGCGGTCTCGGCGGCGGGCAGCAGCGTACGATCTTCTCCGGCTATCTGCAGGACAAGATCGATTTGCTGCACAACACGCTGCATATCACCCCGGGCTTTACCCTGCAGGGTACCAAGACCGCGTACAGCACGGGATATCAGGTTTTCGGCACTCCGTCCGCGGCGACGCTGGCGACTCCCTATTGTCAGGCCAATACCTGCAATTACGGTCCGTTCGGAAATCATAAATGGGACCGCGAGTTCCTGCCGTTCGTCAACGTGACCTACGACCTGGACAAGATCGCGCCGGCCCTGAAAGGTGTATCGTTCTACGGCAGTGCCGGCACCTCGGCACTTTATGCCCCCACCAGCGATTTCTCGCCCAGCGTGATCGGCTCTCCGCCCAGCGCGTCGATCGTGCATATGTATGAAGGCGGCGTGAAGTACAACACGTCCCACTGGTTGTTCTCGGCCGATTACTACTATCAGAAGGTCGACCGTGATTTCGGGTTCTTCCAGTACCAGTCCGGACCACAGGCCGGCGATGCGCTGTATACGAACTCCGGCCAGCGCCTGATGCGCGGCCAGGAAGTCACGCTGATGTGGCGTCCGAACAGCACCTGGACGTTCTCGGGCAATTTCTCGCATAACAGCGCGCGGTACCTGAAGACGTACGAGGCGTCCGTGACGGTCCAGGAAGACCAGTTCGGCATCGCCCAGCGCGGCAGCCATGTTTCGGGCATTCCGCAGTGGCTGGCGCAGTTCAGCGTCGACTACAACAAGCGCAACCTGCTGCGCCGGGGTGACGACCTGAACGTCAACCTGACCGGGCGCTATACCGGCCATCAGTACACGACGTACGACCTGACCGGGTTCCAGAATATCGGTCCGATTCCAGGCACGACGGGTGGTTATGGCACCTATGATTATTACAACACCACGGCCGGTGCCACGACGATGGATCCAAACGGCGGGATCGCGCCGTTCGTAATCTTCAACCTCGACGTCAACTACGCCATGCCGGTGCATGAGCTTGGTCCGTTGAAGAAGGTCGATTTCGACTTGAACGTGCAGAACCTGTTCAACACGTTCTACTGGCAGTACAAATACCGGCAGATCTCGCCGGCGTCCTGCGGCACCTTCACCAGCAACCCGCCGGGCACCACGGGCTTTGCCGGCAACGCGGTCAGCAATTACGGGTGCACCCCGCAATTCGCCGACGGCCTGCCGGGCATGCCTGCGACCATCATGTTCACCGTCCGGGCTTCCTTCTAA
- a CDS encoding M28 family metallopeptidase, whose protein sequence is MTPAGSSLAAANDIPHPDQARLRQTVAALVRFGTRHTLSTTTDDHRGIGAARRWVADRFMADSAVCGRCLTIETIGDRFTGPRAPDGVRIEDVLAIQKGMTDPDRVVIVEAHIDSRVNDVMDATTDAPGANDDASGVALVMEAARLLSRRHFPATIIYAVLSGEEQGLWGGELLARTVKARGWQVASVLNNDIVGNTHGIGGEHVDNRVRVFSEGIQTAADTTDIKTQRATGGEDDSPSRALAKAIVAQAAAHPAIGLMVRAVRRPDRFMRGGDHIPFLAEGFPAVRFTEAVEDYDRQHQRVRVEDGRFYGDTIDFVDFPYLARVTALNMIVLSNLASAPAAPVKATITGALSDDTTVTWASVPGAASYRVSWRLADGTAWTDHHVAPAGATSLVLKNVNIDDHFFGVSSVSANGAQSLVTFAGMPPRPLPGHTH, encoded by the coding sequence GTGACGCCTGCCGGATCCAGCCTGGCGGCGGCGAACGACATACCGCACCCGGACCAGGCAAGGCTGCGCCAGACGGTGGCGGCACTGGTCAGGTTCGGCACGCGGCATACATTGTCCACCACAACAGATGACCACCGAGGGATCGGCGCGGCACGGCGCTGGGTCGCGGACCGCTTCATGGCAGACAGCGCCGTTTGCGGCCGATGCCTGACGATCGAGACGATCGGCGACCGGTTCACCGGACCGCGCGCTCCGGATGGGGTGCGGATCGAGGACGTGCTGGCCATCCAGAAAGGCATGACGGATCCCGATCGGGTGGTAATCGTGGAGGCCCATATCGACAGCCGCGTCAATGACGTGATGGATGCGACCACCGACGCACCGGGCGCCAACGACGACGCGTCGGGTGTGGCCCTAGTGATGGAGGCCGCGCGCCTGCTGTCACGGCGACATTTCCCGGCGACGATCATCTATGCCGTCTTGTCGGGCGAGGAACAGGGATTATGGGGCGGCGAACTTCTGGCCCGTACCGTGAAAGCTCGAGGATGGCAGGTCGCCAGCGTGCTGAACAACGACATCGTCGGCAACACCCACGGGATCGGTGGCGAACATGTCGACAATCGCGTCCGCGTGTTCAGCGAAGGAATCCAGACTGCCGCCGATACCACTGACATCAAGACGCAGCGTGCGACGGGCGGCGAGGATGATTCCCCCTCGCGTGCATTGGCCAAGGCCATCGTGGCACAAGCAGCGGCGCATCCGGCCATCGGGTTGATGGTGCGGGCGGTACGGCGGCCGGACCGCTTCATGCGCGGTGGTGACCATATTCCCTTCCTGGCTGAAGGCTTCCCCGCCGTTCGCTTCACCGAAGCGGTGGAGGATTATGACCGCCAGCATCAGCGCGTGCGGGTGGAAGACGGGCGCTTCTACGGTGACACGATCGATTTTGTGGACTTCCCGTATCTCGCGCGGGTGACAGCGTTGAACATGATCGTACTGTCCAACCTGGCATCCGCCCCCGCCGCACCGGTCAAGGCGACGATCACCGGCGCGCTGTCCGACGACACCACCGTGACCTGGGCGTCGGTGCCGGGCGCCGCATCCTATCGGGTCAGTTGGCGCCTGGCCGACGGCACTGCCTGGACAGACCATCACGTCGCGCCGGCCGGCGCGACGTCGCTCGTCCTCAAGAATGTCAATATCGACGATCATTTCTTCGGCGTATCTTCTGTTTCGGCGAACGGTGCCCAGAGCCTGGTGACCTTCGCGGGCATGCCGCCGCGCCCCCTTCCCGGCCACACGCATTAG
- a CDS encoding TonB-dependent receptor domain-containing protein: MALCSETRRQHALAAPDRVRKRRRHPTLDETRPGNRGLLPCATALIAAAAIPALATAQTAPAITPTPTHQHKSTTHHHVPAKPMARTTHVMPSAAPATMAAPIPARSFTNLAAASPRLVDAAAPEAVVVTGSMLSTSANQGADPVQIITATQIQQTGATSMGDYLQRLPSMGSGGTYNSQTNGTAGAACADLRNLGQNRVLVLIDGKRTSLNGENSCVDLNTIPIQAVQSVEILKDGGSELYGADAVSGVINIKLKHNMNDANITVRGGITDQGDDRTGMISGYKGFNFDHDKGNITIFAQYETVGGVPQRDRPWATPVAVTNNPTGQQAYGSSIPPGGNIFTADGNYEWSTSNNGTSIHNFTDADRYNYGSQQWISNAYQDATANGDFHYDINRHFSVYATALYSHRATAVTLAGEPTSGSVPPSNLPNAFILPANAPYNPTGPNGLATLSGLYSGAPQDVYLYRRLIELGDRRFESQTDTVTGKFGVQGEITHHWMYDVSYTYGANQYADQGENIGSYQNLMNSYGIQQLDPSDPNSAVTYNPAVCQASAGCQLVTNAFSRLTPQQINYINYTTHDGGSYQMRDLNVRIHNDKVATMPWAGGGAFGIALGMEHRSEQLNYNPDPLAAAGLSMTNTSQYTGGGFNVNEAYLEGKAQLLHDVAFAHDLTIDGQGRFSSYNTFGSTENWKVSINWAPIRDIRFRATLGTSFRQPNVYELYGGQGLSYLAGNDPCAGGSYAISATVIANCMKHGVVNPQTLVDANSGQIPSLVGGNASLKPETGRTYTVGTVITPRWTPGLSASVEYWHYTLKNMIAALSPQYVANQCYQYNNPKYCNQIDRSALTDQINDLSTIDTNVGGLRTSGIDFDLDYRIRVTPEDVFVLHNNYQQLVSYLEQFEPGGAWDNLAGRLMYTTGNGQPRVRDYATATWMHGAFSFTYMMQYMGGMQWNDGQTDLATYNAQSIAAGNGPLYGYTHTPGIFTHDVSVGYNFRRWKFTAGVNNILNKNPPFVQDSTENSASGLYSNLFIGRYIWAQAGVNF; the protein is encoded by the coding sequence ATGGCCTTATGCAGTGAAACACGGCGTCAACATGCACTTGCGGCGCCCGACCGGGTCAGGAAGCGACGACGCCATCCAACTCTCGATGAAACCCGTCCGGGCAATCGCGGCCTGCTGCCATGCGCCACGGCGCTGATCGCCGCGGCGGCGATTCCGGCCCTGGCCACTGCCCAGACGGCTCCTGCGATCACCCCGACCCCGACCCACCAGCACAAAAGCACGACCCACCACCATGTGCCAGCCAAGCCGATGGCCAGGACGACGCATGTGATGCCTTCGGCCGCGCCTGCAACCATGGCCGCGCCGATCCCGGCCCGCTCGTTCACGAATCTCGCCGCGGCCAGTCCGCGACTGGTCGACGCGGCGGCACCGGAAGCGGTCGTCGTCACGGGTTCGATGCTGTCCACCTCGGCCAATCAGGGAGCCGACCCCGTCCAGATTATCACCGCGACACAGATCCAACAGACCGGCGCGACGTCGATGGGCGACTACCTGCAGCGCCTGCCCTCGATGGGATCGGGCGGCACGTATAACAGCCAGACCAACGGCACCGCTGGCGCGGCCTGCGCCGACCTGCGTAACCTGGGCCAGAACCGCGTCCTGGTTCTAATCGATGGCAAGCGCACGTCGCTGAACGGTGAAAATTCCTGCGTGGATCTGAATACTATTCCGATTCAGGCCGTTCAGAGCGTCGAAATCCTGAAGGATGGCGGTTCGGAACTGTATGGCGCCGACGCCGTGTCGGGCGTCATCAACATCAAGCTCAAGCACAACATGAACGACGCGAACATCACCGTTCGCGGTGGCATCACCGACCAGGGCGATGACCGGACGGGCATGATCTCGGGCTACAAGGGCTTCAACTTCGATCACGACAAGGGCAACATCACCATCTTCGCCCAGTACGAGACCGTGGGCGGTGTGCCGCAGCGCGATCGGCCCTGGGCCACTCCGGTGGCGGTTACCAACAATCCCACGGGCCAGCAAGCCTATGGCTCATCCATTCCGCCCGGCGGCAACATCTTCACGGCGGACGGCAACTACGAATGGTCGACTAGTAACAACGGTACCAGCATCCATAACTTCACGGATGCCGACCGTTACAACTATGGGTCACAGCAGTGGATTTCGAACGCTTATCAGGATGCCACGGCGAACGGCGATTTCCACTACGACATCAACCGGCATTTCTCGGTCTATGCCACTGCGCTGTATTCGCACCGTGCCACCGCCGTCACCCTGGCGGGCGAACCGACGTCCGGCAGCGTTCCTCCCTCCAACCTGCCGAACGCCTTCATCCTGCCGGCGAACGCCCCCTACAACCCGACCGGCCCCAACGGCCTGGCCACGCTCAGCGGCCTGTATTCGGGCGCGCCGCAGGACGTCTATCTGTACCGCCGCCTGATCGAACTGGGCGACCGCCGGTTCGAAAGCCAGACCGATACCGTGACCGGAAAGTTCGGCGTCCAGGGTGAAATCACCCATCACTGGATGTACGACGTTTCCTACACGTACGGCGCCAACCAGTACGCTGACCAGGGCGAGAATATCGGCAGCTATCAGAACCTGATGAACTCCTACGGGATCCAGCAGCTCGACCCGTCGGATCCGAACAGCGCGGTGACGTACAACCCCGCGGTCTGCCAAGCCTCCGCAGGCTGCCAGTTGGTGACGAACGCGTTCTCGCGCCTGACGCCGCAGCAGATCAACTATATCAACTATACCACCCATGACGGTGGATCATATCAGATGCGCGACCTGAACGTGCGCATCCACAACGACAAGGTCGCGACGATGCCGTGGGCCGGTGGTGGAGCGTTCGGTATCGCGCTGGGCATGGAACATCGCAGCGAACAGCTGAACTATAACCCGGACCCGCTGGCGGCCGCCGGGCTGAGCATGACGAATACCAGCCAGTACACAGGCGGCGGCTTCAATGTCAACGAAGCCTATCTGGAAGGCAAGGCGCAGCTTTTGCACGATGTCGCCTTCGCGCATGACCTGACGATCGACGGCCAGGGGCGTTTCTCCTCCTACAACACGTTTGGCAGCACCGAGAACTGGAAGGTATCCATCAACTGGGCGCCGATCCGTGACATCCGCTTCCGCGCTACGCTCGGCACGTCCTTCCGTCAGCCGAATGTCTATGAACTCTATGGCGGCCAAGGCCTGAGCTATCTGGCGGGCAACGATCCCTGTGCGGGCGGCAGCTATGCGATCAGCGCGACCGTCATCGCGAACTGCATGAAGCACGGCGTGGTCAACCCGCAGACGCTGGTCGATGCCAATTCCGGCCAGATTCCGTCGCTGGTCGGCGGCAATGCCAGCCTGAAGCCGGAAACCGGCCGCACCTATACCGTCGGCACCGTCATCACTCCGCGCTGGACGCCTGGCCTGTCGGCTTCGGTCGAATACTGGCACTACACGCTGAAGAACATGATCGCCGCGCTGTCGCCGCAATATGTCGCGAACCAGTGCTATCAGTATAACAACCCGAAATACTGCAACCAGATCGACCGATCAGCGCTGACGGACCAAATCAACGACCTTTCGACGATCGACACGAATGTCGGTGGCTTGCGGACCAGCGGGATCGATTTCGACCTGGATTACCGCATTCGCGTCACGCCGGAGGATGTGTTCGTCCTGCATAACAATTACCAGCAGTTGGTCAGCTATCTGGAACAGTTCGAACCTGGCGGCGCGTGGGACAATCTAGCCGGCCGCTTGATGTATACGACAGGCAACGGCCAACCCCGCGTGCGCGACTACGCGACCGCGACCTGGATGCACGGCGCGTTCAGCTTCACCTACATGATGCAGTATATGGGCGGCATGCAGTGGAACGACGGACAGACCGACCTTGCGACCTATAACGCGCAGTCGATCGCTGCCGGCAATGGGCCGCTCTATGGCTACACGCACACGCCTGGCATCTTCACCCATGACGTGTCGGTCGGCTATAATTTCCGTCGCTGGAAATTTACCGCTGGTGTCAATAATATTCTAAACAAGAACCCACCATTCGTGCAGGATTCGACGGAAAACAGCGCCTCGGGGCTTTATTCCAACCTGTTCATCGGCCGCTATATCTGGGCACAGGCCGGCGTGAACTTCTGA
- a CDS encoding S10 family serine carboxypeptidase-like protein, with protein MNRKLLLCGAALGLWMSATATLPAVPALAAEHAAQDAPQDDDGKSSLAPFDFTPRQKISDGIVTVRGQKIAYQAVAGTLIVHPRDWDDAAPEKKGKPGDQPVAAMFYVAYFKKNVAPAARPITFIYNGGPGSATVWLHMGAFGPRRIVTADDTHTPAAPYKLVDNDDSLLDVTDLVFIDAPGTGFGRIGGKDKEKSFYGTDPDAWAFTDFIAQFLGRYHRYNAPKYLFGESYGTTRSAIVANMLKQDKEIDLNGVMLLSQILDYDNNIDRAEANPSVDQPYILALPSYAATAWYHRKLPHQPTDLKAFLHEVEHFALTDYAGALQDGTAITDQRLNEIAARLHDYTGLPVDYIKRANLRVNGGEFEKTLMADEDTDTGRLDSRFSGASIDPLSQHPFYDPMDSAMGSAYLSAFNDYARDVLHYGGDSPTGAYEEYKASAHSIGKWSFTHEQPGVPHSNRGLPNVLPDLAMAMKENPMLKVQLNQGYFDLGTPYFEGVYEMRHLPIPRKLAGNIEIHQYMSGHMVYAHAPALKELHDNAADFIRRTDNLPH; from the coding sequence ATGAATCGCAAACTCCTTCTCTGCGGCGCGGCCCTCGGGCTTTGGATGTCCGCCACCGCCACACTGCCTGCCGTTCCGGCTCTGGCCGCCGAGCATGCGGCGCAGGACGCCCCGCAGGACGATGACGGGAAATCTTCCCTCGCCCCCTTCGATTTCACCCCGCGGCAGAAGATCTCGGACGGCATCGTCACGGTCCGTGGGCAGAAAATCGCCTATCAGGCCGTCGCGGGCACGCTGATCGTGCATCCCCGCGACTGGGACGACGCGGCCCCGGAAAAGAAGGGCAAGCCGGGGGACCAACCGGTGGCGGCGATGTTCTATGTCGCCTATTTCAAGAAGAACGTGGCGCCGGCCGCGCGGCCGATCACCTTCATCTATAATGGCGGTCCCGGATCGGCCACGGTGTGGCTGCATATGGGCGCCTTCGGCCCGCGGCGGATCGTCACGGCCGACGACACCCATACGCCTGCGGCGCCTTACAAGCTGGTCGACAATGACGACAGCCTGCTGGACGTCACCGACCTGGTCTTCATCGACGCGCCGGGAACCGGATTCGGGCGGATCGGGGGCAAGGACAAGGAAAAATCGTTCTACGGCACGGACCCCGATGCCTGGGCCTTTACGGATTTCATCGCCCAGTTCCTGGGCCGGTATCACCGCTATAACGCGCCCAAATATCTCTTCGGCGAAAGCTACGGCACCACTCGGTCGGCCATCGTCGCGAACATGCTGAAGCAGGACAAGGAGATCGACCTGAACGGGGTCATGCTGCTGTCGCAGATCCTGGATTACGACAACAACATCGACCGGGCCGAGGCCAATCCCAGCGTCGATCAGCCCTATATCCTCGCCCTGCCCAGCTATGCCGCCACCGCGTGGTATCATCGCAAGCTGCCGCACCAGCCGACGGACCTGAAAGCATTCCTGCATGAGGTCGAGCATTTCGCACTGACCGACTATGCCGGCGCGTTGCAGGACGGCACGGCGATCACCGACCAACGGCTGAACGAGATCGCCGCCCGCCTGCATGATTATACGGGCCTGCCGGTCGATTACATCAAGCGCGCCAATTTGCGCGTCAATGGTGGCGAATTCGAAAAGACCCTGATGGCGGATGAGGACACCGATACCGGCCGGCTCGACAGCCGTTTCTCGGGCGCCTCGATTGATCCGCTGTCGCAGCATCCGTTCTATGACCCGATGGATTCGGCGATGGGCTCGGCCTATCTGTCGGCCTTCAACGATTATGCCCGCGACGTCCTGCATTATGGCGGCGACAGCCCGACCGGCGCCTATGAGGAATACAAGGCCAGCGCCCATTCCATCGGCAAATGGTCCTTTACCCACGAACAGCCCGGTGTCCCGCATTCGAATCGCGGCCTGCCCAACGTCCTGCCCGACCTGGCCATGGCGATGAAGGAAAATCCGATGCTGAAGGTTCAGCTCAACCAGGGCTATTTCGACCTGGGCACGCCCTATTTCGAAGGCGTGTACGAAATGCGCCACCTGCCGATCCCGCGCAAGCTGGCCGGAAATATCGAGATCCATCAATATATGTCGGGACACATGGTGTACGCCCATGCACCGGCGCTGAAGGAACTGCACGACAACGCGGCGGACTTTATCCGCCGGACGGATAATTTGCCGCACTGA